A genome region from Nicotiana tabacum cultivar K326 chromosome 13, ASM71507v2, whole genome shotgun sequence includes the following:
- the LOC107772108 gene encoding uncharacterized protein LOC107772108: MPETTITFTGDTSNAAKPDNYDVNHPYHLNNSNSPEMTLVNTMFDGKGYLGWRRSTLMSLSAKKKLGFINGACQPPDLKSPDHEQWSCVNDMVISWILNALSKDIADSVIYFKTAKELWDSLEQRFGRSNVAKLYHLQKELSGLAQENSDIAAYFTKLKRLWDELDALNIIICCSCVCVCEGKAKLTKSLEDQRLIQFLMGLNDIYAQARENILMMNLFSSIDVAYSLLLQDKNQREVYANAHFNSESVSFMAVGEAKQPNAQLLADFAAFMITGQGKNYQKLRSQTQRGAAISPKYNNSG, from the coding sequence ATGCCTGAAACAACCATCACGTTTACTGGTGATACGAGCAATGCTGCAAAACCAGACAACTATGATGTCAATCACCCTTATCATCTCAACAACTCTAATTCACCTGAAATGACTCTAGTCAACACTATGTTTGATGGAAAAGGATACCTAGGGTGGAGGAGATCTACTCTCATGTCTTTGTCAGCCAAGAAGAAACTTGGTTTCATCAATGGAGCATGTCAACCTCCAGATCTGAAATCTCCAGACCATGAACAATGGAGTTGTGTGAATGACATGGTCATCTCTTGGATCCTAAATGCTCTCTCAAAGGATATTGCAGACAGTGTGATATACTTCAAAACTGCAAAAGAACTTTGGGACAGCTTGGAGCAGAGATTTGGGAGATCAAATGTAGCCAAGCTTTATCATCTACAAAAGGAGTTATCAGGTTTAGCACAGGAAAACAGTGACATTGCAGCATACTTCACTAAGCTCAAACGACTGTGGGATGAATTAGATGCTTTAAATATTATCATATGTTGTTCATGTGTTTGTGTTTGTGAAGGAAAGGCAAAGTTGACTAAGTCTCTTGAGGATCAGAGATTGATCCAATTCCTAATGGGATTAAATGACATCTATGCACAAGCAAGAGAAAATATCCTCATGATGAACCTTTTTTCTAGCATAGATGTTGCTTATTCACTTCTCTTGCAAGATAAAAATCAAAGAGAAGTTTATGCAAATGCACATTTTAATTCTGAATCAGTATCATTCATGGCAGTTGGAGAGGCCAAGCAGCCTAATGCACAACTTCTAGCTGATTTTGCAGCTTTTATGATCACAGGACAAGGGAAGAATTATCAGAAACTTAGAAGCCAAACACAAAGAGGAGCAGCCATATCACCCAAATATAACAACTCAGGGTAA